TCCTCACGGTCGCGGATGTCGGCGGTCACGAGGCGCACGCGGGGGTCGTCGCGCTCGGGGTAGTCGAAGTCCGCTACATCCACCGACACGGCGCGGTAGCCCCGCTCCAGCAGGTAGCGGATGAGGTTGATGCCCAGGAAGCCGGCGCCGCCGGTGACCAGCACCGTCGGCGCTGTCTGGGGGGTCGAGTTGTCTGCAGTCGTCACCGAGGGCGTCAAGCTGGGGCTACCTCACAGGCTCGGTTCGGGCATAGCGGCTGTAGCAGGCGCCGGCTACACGCCGGCCCGGTCAAACACGTCCTTGAGCATCCCGCCGGCGAGCTTCACGGCCTCGGCCTTGTCCTCCATCGCGTTCAGCTTCGCGCTGAAGGGCTCCGGCGTGACGGGGCCGTCGTAGCCGATCTCCTGCAGGACTTGCAGGAAGCCGGTCAGGTCAATGACGCCGGTCTCACCCGGTAAGGCGCGCACGTTGTCCACGTACTCGTCCATGGTGAGCCCGGGCGGGGCGTCGTTGATGTGCACATAGACCACGTTCGCGTTCGTCATCTTGCGCAGGTCGTCGAGCGTGCCGCCGGAGGTGTGCCAGTGCCACGCGTCCAGGAGCAGCCCGACGTTGGGTCCGATCTGCGCGCACAGCTCCAGCATCTTCCAGGCCGAGTGGATGAACTCGTACTGCTTGCCGACAAAGAGCGTGCGCGGGCCGAGGAACTCCAGCCCCATGCGCACCCCGTAGTCCGCCGTGATCTCGGCCATCGGCTTAAGGCGGTCAACGTGGAACTGCCAGTTCTCGTCCCAGTCGCGCGTGTCGTTCCACGATGGCACCCAGGTCGCGGCACGGGTGCCACCGAGTTGCTGGGCCAGCGTGCAGAAGCCGGGCAGCTTCTCCAGGTCCGCGCGCCAGTCGTCCTCGCTGCCCATCCACCGCACCGGCCAGCCGATGCCGCCCATGGCCAGGCCATTGTCGGCGAACAGGGCCTTCACGTGGTCGGCGCCGCGGTGCTCCGCCAGCGGGCCCGCCTCTCCCATGGGCACGTCAATCCCCTGGAAGCCGCCCAGCTTGGCGTACTCGATCGCCTTGGCAAAATCGGCCGGGACCCCGATGGCCCCACAGTTCAGGTT
The bacterium DNA segment above includes these coding regions:
- a CDS encoding sugar phosphate isomerase/epimerase: MFRNLNCGAIGVPADFAKAIEYAKLGGFQGIDVPMGEAGPLAEHRGADHVKALFADNGLAMGGIGWPVRWMGSEDDWRADLEKLPGFCTLAQQLGGTRAATWVPSWNDTRDWDENWQFHVDRLKPMAEITADYGVRMGLEFLGPRTLFVGKQYEFIHSAWKMLELCAQIGPNVGLLLDAWHWHTSGGTLDDLRKMTNANVVYVHINDAPPGLTMDEYVDNVRALPGETGVIDLTGFLQVLQEIGYDGPVTPEPFSAKLNAMEDKAEAVKLAGGMLKDVFDRAGV